One window of Pocillopora verrucosa isolate sample1 chromosome 9, ASM3666991v2, whole genome shotgun sequence genomic DNA carries:
- the LOC131788673 gene encoding leucine-rich repeat-containing protein 34-like, whose protein sequence is MGDAASTKEDYLKVCAELEKEPDTGILAVLNSAVDDSFLDPIIEFDLFLHGNKRNECNEMYRRRLTDEDASILYKTLRSNTFVIGLDLGYNCIGDDGANLISQLLQETVCLQWLVLSYNDIGPAGGEAIAKGLQVNETLGKLRLNGNKIKNKGGMAIAGALQVNTMLEELDLGETDQEIESIIAMTTVLNLNNTLKSVNLNRPVLFTRQEETTVHVAKMLKVNVRLREIHLTHYDMRDFGAERLKENLTDNLTLTHLDLRSNNITRDGAKHLAILLKSNTPLEVLNLAYNRIEDDGAIALADALAAYNTNLTTLVICSNNIAGDGLCAVAKAMRSNGALHAVYIWGNKLEEPACRAFQDLLDGPVPRLDPSNTDVEPYIVDGVVYLARLSSPF, encoded by the exons atggGCGACGCTGCTTCAACGAAGGAAGACTACCTTAAAGTCTGTGCCGAACTGGAGAAAGAGCCTGATACGGGAATCTTAGCTGTTTTGAATTCTGCAGTAGATGACAGTTTTCT GGATCCCATCATTGAGTTTGACTTGTTCCTACATGGTAACAAACGGAATGAGTGCAATGAAATGTACAGAAGACGACTTACTGACGAG GATGCATCCATATTGTATAAAACATTAAGAAGCAACACTTTTGTAATTGGACTTGATTTAGGATATAACTGCATTGGAGATGATGGAGCCAATTTGATAAGTCAACTTCTCCAG GAGACAGTTTGTCTTCAGTGGCTAGTGTTGAGTTACAATGACATAGGACCTGCTGGAGGTGAGGCAATTGCAAAAGGATTGCag GTCAATGAAACCCTTGGTAAACTGAGATTAAAtggcaacaaaataaaaaacaaaggtgGAATGGCCATTGCAGGAGCTCTGCAAGTAAACACAATGCTAGAGGAACTTGATCTTGGTGAAACTGACCAG GAGATAGAAAGCATAATAGCCATGACCACTGTACTGAACTTGAACAACACGTTAAAATCTGTGAATTTGAACAGACCTGTGCTCTTTACCCGTCAG GAGGAAACTACAGTTCACGTGGCCAAAATGCTGAAAGTGAATGTTAGACTACGAGAAATCCACCTAACACATTATGACATGAGAGACTTTGGTGCTGAGAGATTGAAGGAAAACCTCACAGATAACTTAACACTGACACACCTGGATTTAAGAAG CAACAACATCACAAGAGATGGTGCCAAACATCTGGCTATCCTTCTGAAGAGCAACACTCCTCTTGAAGTACTGAACTTGGCATACAACAGAATTGAAGATGATGGGGCCATTGCTCTGGCTGATGCATTAGCTGCTTACAACACCAACCTTACCAC GTTGGTGATTTGTAGCAATAACATAGCTGGTGATGGATTATGTGCAGTGGCCAAAGCAATGAGAAGCAATGGTGCACTTCACGCTGTTTACATATGGGGAAATAAACTAGAAGAACCAGCATGCAGG
- the LOC131788656 gene encoding uncharacterized protein has product MTIRADQGEEESKLHVGARLNNLKLVREAIREELDLDALGKNGWTALHEASSCGYLETTIALLEGGANPNIQDSQRCTPLHLAAINGHLEVVRSLVRAGARLDLRNAEGKKPQSCASDDCLDFLARQRAEEVIKVNPSPIEENSVRKLYGPKVSQSPVLKKNRQSSPWSDSSQSSRESMTSSSSGSSDSFCESSYAAYLPGPGEMKVSLDFSPNRRFLDIHVGEIKDVKLPAGHNMSHVYVKGYLVPDKLKETKRKTCLLKLGSPVEGRKSRDSVTLWDSEEAESEKSPGKGMGQRLVSSLRRGSRSSLHRKKSQEQSNSAPVYRISTTFGETFHYNADELRRVNVETCNVLLTICGRNRVTTQGQPVACVTLPLAGYAKMVKPEWYPLTYKILLPSGYDVAEERESLRGSRSWEQKGGKFTGRSLAWNGGAKAMSMPNIDISTLNMASQIADGNFIQTGEGGFPPSGSTKLRKHSGPGKLLKKEFKILKGKGNHRYRNSPSSQELAKEERAEGSFKVNIAERSSTIPGANRGGIDLSNTLSGSRRRSTASTIGLHEYSVSRDQPNDDTEMISLDEDEERTSKPELEHRSSFARSLKYSRAFQQQASAARRRDAAGNDMDVEDFEETSDTPFAVSNFHRQKNGIACN; this is encoded by the exons ATGACGATCCGTGCTGATCAAGGGGAAGAGGAAAGTAAACTTCACGTTGGAGCTCGACTGAACAACCTCAAGTTAGTACGCGAAGCGATAAGGGAAGAATTAGATCTGGACGCCCTGGGAAAAAATGGCTGGACTGCGTTGCATGAAGCCAGTTCCTGTGGCTATCTAGAGACAACAATCGCACTTCTTGAAGGTGGTGCCAACCCAAATATTCAGGATAGCCAAAGATGTACCCCTCTCCATCTCGCTGCAATAAATGGTCATTTAGAAGTTGTTCGCAGTTTGGTGCGCGCTGGCGCTCGGCTGGATTTAAGGAACGCTGAAGGGAAAAAACCCCAGAGTTGTGCTAGTGATGATTGCTTGGACTTTCTTGCGAGGCAAC GTGCTGAAGAAGTCATTAAAGTAAACCCTTCTCCAATCGAGGAAAACTCTGTGCGAAAG TTATATGGTCCCAAAGTGAGTCAAAGCCCAGTTCTGAAGAAGAATAGACAGTCATCACCGTGGTCAGATAGCTCTCAGAGCTCGCGCGAAAGCATGACGTCAAGTAGCTCAG GTTCCAGTGACAGCTTTTGTGAATCATCCTATGCAGCATATTTACCAG gGCCTGGAGAAATGAAAGTATCCTTAGATTTTAGCCCCAATAGACGCTTTCTTGATATTCATGTTGGAGAAATTAAAGATGTGAAACTTCCTGCAG GTCACAACATGTCACACGTCTACGTTAAAGGATATCTTGTTCCTGACAAgttgaaggaaacaaaacgcAAAACGTGCTTACTCAAACTTGGAAGTCCAGTAGAAGGAAGAAAGTCAAGAGATAGTGTTACTTTATGGGATAGTGAAGAAGCTGAGAGTGaaaaaagtcctggaaaaggaATGGGACAAAGATTAGTCTCCTCACTCAGGAGGGGAAGTCGTTCATCCTTGCATAGAAAGAAGAGTCAAGAGCAAA GCAACTCAGCACCTGTTTATCGCATATCAACCACATTTGGAGAGACCTTTCATTACAATGCTGACGAACTGAGGAGGGTGAATGTGGAAACCTGCAATGTGTTGTTGACGATCTGCGGTCGCAATCGTGTAACAACTCAAGGACAGCCAGTCGCTTGTGTGACTCTACCACTAGCAGGTTACGCTAAAATGGTTAAACCTGAGTGGTATCCTTTGACGTACAAGATACTGTTACCCAGTGGATATGATGTGGCTGAAGAGCGAGAATCACTCAGAGGAAGCAGATCATGGGAACAAAAAG GAGGTAAGTTCACTGGTCGAAGCCTGGCTTGGAATGGAGGAGCAAAAGCAATGTCTATGCCCAATATAGACATTTCTACTTTAAATATGGCATCACAAATAGCGGATGGAAATTTTATCCAGACAGGAGAGGGCGGATTCCCACCAAGTGGTTCCACAAAGCTCAGGAAACACAGCGGGCCTGGGAAGCTTCTGAAAAAGGAGTTTAAAATCTTGAAAGGCAAAGGAAACCACAGATACAGGAATAGTCCTTCATCTCAGGAACTGGCCAAAGAAGAGAGAGCCGAAGGTAGCTTCAAGGTTAACATTGCAGAACGTAGTTCGACTATTCCGGGAGCGAATCGTGGGGGCATCGACTTGAGTAACACGCTCTCCGGGAGTAGAAGGCGAAGTACGGCGAGTACTATCGGTTTACATGAATATTCAGTCTCCCGTGATCAGCCAAATGATGATACAGAAATGATTTCGCTGGACGAAGACGAGGAACGCACTTCAAAACCAGAACTTGAGCATAGATCGTCATTTGCTCGATCGCTGAAATACAGTCGAGCGTTTCAACAGCAAGCGTCCGCAGCGAGGAGACGAGATGCTGCCGGAAATGACATGGATGtggaagactttgaagaaaCTTCGGATACGCCTTTTGCAGTCAGTAACTTTCACCGACAGAAAAATGGAATCGCGTGTAATTGA